One region of Pagrus major chromosome 7, Pma_NU_1.0 genomic DNA includes:
- the tmem81 gene encoding transmembrane protein 81 — protein MQHVTVRLHLLLFLLLLLHPLTSADLEEEDKVPVEVVVDASPCSVTCGLGMKTQTLCVLKDGKTAMEEDKAGAEVSEECRVRKVKCVESWQCGLRTMTVTSGQKVDIDCLGEVMKAMGRFSWRVSWRYARGVISSDDSLFTRWDAPLLDRVVLDPVREEDAGTYRCDVQDTSFRRVKRVHWGIRVLPVGVLNLDYESSQAQWDSAGNQQNQTVSDIHEHTEALLHIFQHIDQTTAVSHTLAPCDVQAPQAFLEINTYWQS, from the exons ATGCAGCATGTGACTGTCAggcttcacctcctcctcttcctcctcctcctcctccatcctctgaCCTCAGCtgacctggaggaggaagaTAAAGTGCCGGTGGAGGTGGTTGTTGACGCCTCCCCCTGCAGCGTCACCTGCGGGCTCGGCATGAAAACTCAAACCCTGTGTGTACTGAAGGACGGCAAGACAGCGATGGAGGAAGATAAAGCTGGAGCAGAG GTGTCGGAGGAGTGTCGTGTCCGTAAGGTGAAGTGTGTGGAGTCGTGGCAGTGTGGACTCAGGACGATGACCGTGACTTCAGGACAGAAGGTGGACATCGACTGTCTGGGAGAAGTCATGAAGGCGATGGGGAGGTTCTCCTGGAG GGTGTCATGGCGTTACGCCCGAGGAGTAATCAGCTCTGACGACTCTCTGTTCACGCGCTGGGATGCTCCTCTGCTGGACCGGGTGGTTCTGGACCCGGTCAGGGAGGAGGAcgcag GTACGTATCGCTGTGATGTGCAGGACACCTCCTTCCGGAGAGTGAAGCGGGTTCACTGGGGGATCCGGGTTTTGCCCGTTGGAGTTCTCAATCTGGACTACGAAAGCTCTCAGGCCCAGTGGGACTCCGCCGGAAACCAGCAGAACCAGACTGTGTCAGACATCCATGAGCACACGGAGGCTCTTCTTCACATA TTTCAGCACATCGATCAGACGACAGCAGTGTCGCACACTCTGGCTCCATGTGACGTTCAGGCCCCTCAGGCCTTCCTGGAGATCAACACATATTGGCAGAGTTAG